The following are from one region of the Capsicum annuum cultivar UCD-10X-F1 chromosome 1, UCD10Xv1.1, whole genome shotgun sequence genome:
- the LOC107850933 gene encoding expansin-like B1, which yields MASSQILAIFSTFLIFMQIYFGNAQSFIQSRAAYYPNSEEKGTESGACGFGTFGATINGGDVSAASDLYRDGLGCGACYMVRCTNSNYCSENGVNVVITDHGASANTDFILSQRAFSHMAQTKDAATSLLSLGNVGIEYTRISCSYPNKNITFKIDESSDNPYYLAFVIWYQQGKTDISAVQLCETQNFVCKLLDRTRGAVWTSSSPPKGELQIRMLLSFDDGDEKWIIPVNNIPENWKVGEIYDSGIQVDQ from the exons ATGGCTTCTTCTCAAATTCTtgcaatattttcaacatttttaattttcatgcaAATTTATTTTGGAAATGCACAGAGTTTTATTCAATCTAGAGCAGCTTATTATCCAAATTCAGAAGAAAAAGGAACAGAAA GTGGTGCATGTGGATTTGGTACTTTTGGAGCAACAATCAACGGTGGAGATGTATCCGCTGCATCTGATCTCTATCGAGATGGCCTAGGATGTGGTGCATGCTATATG GTGAGGTGTACAAACAGTAATTACTGTTCAGAAAATGGAGTTAATGTGGTAATTACTGACCATGGAGCAAGTGCTAATACAGATTTTATATTAAGCCAAAGGGCTTTTTCACATATGGCCCAAACTAAAGATGCTGCTACTTCTTTATTATCACTTGGTAATGTGGGCATTGAATATACAAG GATTTCTTGCAGCTACCCAAACAAGAATATTACATTCAAGATTGATGAAAGTAGTGATAATCCTTATTATTTGGCTTTTGTTATATGGTATCAACAAGGCAAAACTGATATTTCTGCTGTTCAATTGTGTGAG acacaaaATTTTGTATGCAAATTATTGGATAGGACACGTGGCGCAGTGTGGACAAGTTCATCACCTCCAAAAGGAGAATTACAAATAAGAATGTTATTAAGTTTTGATGATGGAGATGAAAAATGGATTATTCCAGTGAATAATATTCCTGAAAATTGGAAAGTTGGTGAAATATATGATTCTGGAATACAAGTGGATCAATAA
- the LOC107850939 gene encoding uncharacterized protein LOC107850939 produces the protein MATGTSHLLRLLLSCRKITAQVTTSTTNTIIAMASSSEQEFAKLCKAKLNRVPRRRNLWDSKIAYRVGEKLGDRLNEVGVCKVEIDVEEEVNRPVHYRKMVKPLFESVEFKGITVIGAEKLDF, from the coding sequence ATGGCAACCGGAACTAGCCACCTCCTCCGCCTCCTCCTCTCCTGCCGGAAAATCACTGCACAAGTAACAACTTCCACCACCAACACCATTATAGCTATGGCTTCATCCTCCGAACAAGAGTTCGCAAAACTATGCAAAGCCAAACTGAACAGAGTACCTCGACGCCGCAATCTCTGGGACTCCAAAATAGCTTATAGAGTCGGCGAGAAGCTTGGAGATCGATTGAATGAAGTAGGAGTATGTAAAGTTGAGATTGATGTTGAAGAAGAGGTGAATAGACCCGTTCACTATCGGAAAATGGTGAAGCCGCTCTTTGAGTCCGTCGAATTCAAGGGAATTACAGTTATCGGAGctgaaaaattagatttctaG